One Aegilops tauschii subsp. strangulata cultivar AL8/78 chromosome 7, Aet v6.0, whole genome shotgun sequence genomic window carries:
- the LOC120969865 gene encoding uncharacterized protein has protein sequence MSKSKAKGKGIALEEPQPSHMFTLQLSNLQGDYVVMMEKIEAAIKQLNQSEINKEPTLLRKPLTFEGRMYTPKTGTFLVKLEPEHQGKVVTLLYRWFDFYFVGFHVEVVWYLFSDFDTRMLPPQSQLRYNPKDGVGIVKLIFGCNYLEVGSYAIKVGRPAFERCIAALSKAEELHGTEEGQKVLAAGPLALPMVVISEAIRFDLWRACVTKRLGEEVDDVVEEEYSQYFQYWQKMSVAIVNKDKWDTLELDELVKLVRVLMRNKEIKPEKKKWMPRSSSSTSSGKK, from the exons ATGTCTAAATCAAAAGCCAAGGGTAAAGGCATTGCCTTGGAGGAACCCCAG CCATCCCACATGTTTACATTGCAATTGTCAAATCTCCAAGGCGATTATGTGGTTATGATGGAAAAAATCGAGGCAGCAATCAAACAGCTAAACCAAAGTGAGATCAACAAGGAGCCCACTCTTTTGCGTAAACCACTGACATTTGAGGGTCGAATGTACACTCCAAAAACTGGGACTTTCTTAGTGAAATTGGAACCCGAGCATCAAGGAAAAGTCGTCACACTGCTCTATAGATGGTTTGACTTTTACTTCGTCGGCTTCCACGTTGAAG TGGTTTGGTACTTGTTCAGCGACTTTGACACCCGCATGCTTCCTCCTCAAAGCCAGCTGCGCTACAACCCCAAGGATGGAGTGGGAATAGTCAAGCTCATTTTCGGCTGCAACTATTTGGAAGTTGGGAGCTATGCCATAAAGGTTGGGCGACCGGCATTCGAACGGTGCATCGCGGCCTTGAGTAAGGCTGAAGAATTGCATGGTACAGAAGAAGGCCAGAAGGTTCTTGCTGCAGGACCGTTGGCCCTTCCGATGGTGGTGATCTCAGAAGCAATCCGCTTTGATCTATGGAGGGCCTGTGTGACGAAACGACTTGGTGAGGAGGTGGATGATGTTGTTGAGGAGGAGTACAGCCAGTACTTCCAGTATTGGCAGAAAATGTCAGTGGCCATTGTCAACAAGGATAAGTGGGATACTCTGGAGTTAGATGAGTTAGTCAAATTGGTCCGTGTTCTCATGAGGAACAAGGAAATCAAGCCTGAGAAGAAAAAGTGGATGCCGCGCTCTTCATCAAGCACCAGCTCAGGGAAGAAGTGA
- the LOC109785107 gene encoding uncharacterized protein, producing MLGETQLPVPVQIGRKRRWNKDAAAAAASDEEASDVSPKEEQAPMDIAASPTGDKEEEEEMGVLACEMGEHPPTEIGSSSIASDVEEEEVTEEPEIPMWDSDDDGGVMRMTKAELQELHIACVKGFTELDPRKNLWVHTRFCSFNIGGFDLDRESKFGLGPPLYDNLTPKLERCMVSFAVNVISIKVTESDRGYPISLYGTVVARDTIDYRCVYLFRRAREDPQIINSKDDMLTLIGPRRGLVQLDNIYFELNLRVKGDAGDEDFSKGVVVLHVGPYDPEPITRVLSSWLSRVELVLATVESPVAASLEVKVLKGAAPFSGKICAGTSENPRTQMIVYDSRDTKSGSSVVLTRNLVAVPDPDDDEDEIGAYVRFLDDGDDVDDEDAGTLVKLAYPAEEQVCCHSAWELQVKVSWTAILCKPMAKHVLTRGTSMPKDYTCPRYAPRF from the exons ATGCTGGGCGAGACCCAGCTGCCCGTGCCGGTGCAGATCGGTCGGAAGCGGCGCTGGAAcaaggacgccgccgccgccgccgccagcgacGAAGAAG CCAGCGATGTTAGCCCCAAGGAGGAGCAAGCCCCTATGGACATCGCAGCTAGCCCAACCGgcgacaaggaggaggaggaggagatgggtGTTCTGGCCTGCGAGATGGGTGAGCACCCCCCTACGGAGATCGGCAGTTCTTCGATCGCCTCAGATGTGGAGGAGGAGGAAGTGACCGAGGAGCCTGAGATTCCAATGTGGGACAGCGATGACGATGGTGGAGTTATGCGCATGACCAAGGCCGAGCTCCAGGAGCTTCACATTGCCTGCGTCAAAGGCTTCACCGAGTTGGATCCCAGGAAGAATCTTTGGGTCCACACCCGCTTCTGCAGCTTCAATATAGGGGGCTTTGACCTCGATAGAGAGT CTAAGTTTGGCCTTGGGCCGCCGCTTTATGACAATCTAACTCCCAAGTTGGAGAGGTGCATGGTGTCGTTTGCTGTCAATGTCATTTCCATCAAAGTAACTGAATCCGACCGGGGTTATCCAATCAGCTTATATGGCACTGTTGTTGCAAGGGATACGATTGACTACAGATGTGTCTATCTCTTCAGACGTGCAAGGGAAGATCCCCAGATCATCAACTCCAAG GATGATATGCTAACATTGATAGGTCCACGGCGAGGATTAGTTCAGTTAGATAATATTTATTTTGAGTTAAATCTGAGGGTGAAGGGTGATGCTGGCGACGAAGATTTTAGCAAAGGTGTGGTAGTGCTCCATGTTGGTCCCTATGATCCTGAACCAATCACAAGGGTGCTGAGCAGTTGGCTAAGCAGAGTGGAGTTGGTGCTTGCAACTGTTGAAAGTCCAGTGGCAGCTAGCCTTGAAGTCAAAGTTTTGAAAGGAGCAGCACCTTTCAGTGGCAAAATATGTGCTGGGACTAGTGAAAACCCGAGGACTCAGATGATTGTGTATGATAGCAGAGATACGAAGAGCGGCTCCTCTGTTGTGTTAACTCGCAACCTCGtagctgtccctgacccggatgACGACGAAGATGAAATTGGTGCCTATGTTCGCTTCCTTGATGATGGCGATGACGTCGATGATGAGGATGCAGGCACCTTGGTCAAGCTAGCATACCCTGCTGAAGAGCAAGTTTGCTGTCACAGCGCCTGGGAGCTGCAAGTGAAGGTTTCCTGGACTGCCATCCTGTGCAAACCAATGGCAAAACATGTCTTAACAAGAGGGACCAGTATGCCCAAGGATTATACCTGCCCTAGGTATGCGCCTCGGTTCTGA